A stretch of Geomonas oryzisoli DNA encodes these proteins:
- a CDS encoding AIPR family protein — MDNIILKGMLNEFSGRFDLVDETEEYRFEKFVNYCILKTDYYDSFDFDKVATGQATGVDGVAVVIGGVIVNEIDDAKSLTRQQFNAEFHFIQTKTSTSFDLGEYLKFTATVRAFFTDQRAGIPGELANAFDIKEEVYQRSAKLRELPSVHLHYAYAGQNRLTDSNILAAIENERVALAAEKYKFSDVGLEIHDGDGIAALYRATKNDINGKLSFQRHTAIPQIPGATAAYLGVARCSDYVRLLCKPNGELNKALFTENVRDFLGVSNPVNSAIQKTVLDPNERDRFAVLNNGVTVVAGKVIPSGDTFELSRFQIVNGCQTSHVLYERKNDLSDAMYITVKLIETTNIDLYGRIIATTNSQSHVTKEAFATIRPYHKVLEDFYNAMRSSGFSYYYERRPHQFDYDDDIPQRSVISAPQLIKCFISVAMEEPHKVHYYYGNLLQEYNQNETSEIFSETDYPGLYFVCGHIISELKIRFSRDQQMKNWIFHLGLLIKKQIAPWIKKTGIQKDSKFLESLSTLETGFDRACINAVKVIKSLRLDRNQNRNPEITKLLIRKLHEAQQEASRQAQPQEAAPSPAKARVIALLDGDYIGIVEAVNCSGGQKLIDLKYGPFIMQLNGAGLHTLTESAKGKAARFRINGESKELLEIVESSV; from the coding sequence GTGGATAACATCATCCTTAAGGGAATGCTGAATGAGTTTTCAGGTCGTTTCGATTTGGTAGATGAGACCGAAGAGTACAGATTTGAGAAGTTTGTAAACTACTGTATTTTGAAAACAGACTACTACGACTCGTTTGACTTTGATAAAGTAGCTACCGGTCAGGCTACAGGTGTTGATGGTGTTGCTGTTGTCATTGGTGGCGTAATTGTTAATGAAATTGACGACGCTAAATCCTTGACACGTCAGCAATTTAACGCCGAATTCCATTTCATCCAAACGAAGACTTCTACTTCATTTGACTTAGGTGAATATCTAAAATTCACTGCCACAGTTCGAGCCTTTTTTACCGATCAGCGGGCTGGAATTCCGGGTGAATTGGCTAACGCCTTTGATATCAAGGAAGAGGTGTATCAGAGGTCGGCAAAACTTCGTGAATTGCCGTCCGTCCATCTGCATTATGCTTACGCAGGTCAAAACCGGCTAACTGATAGCAATATTCTGGCTGCGATCGAGAACGAACGAGTTGCGCTCGCGGCTGAAAAGTACAAATTCTCTGATGTTGGCTTAGAAATACATGATGGCGACGGAATCGCTGCTTTGTATAGGGCAACAAAAAATGATATTAACGGCAAACTTTCTTTTCAAAGGCATACTGCAATTCCACAAATCCCTGGTGCTACTGCAGCCTATTTAGGTGTTGCGAGATGTTCTGACTACGTGAGGTTGCTTTGTAAACCGAATGGAGAACTCAATAAAGCACTTTTCACTGAGAACGTTAGAGATTTTCTTGGTGTATCTAACCCGGTGAACTCAGCTATACAGAAAACAGTCCTTGATCCAAACGAGCGTGACAGATTTGCAGTGCTAAACAATGGGGTTACAGTCGTTGCGGGAAAAGTGATCCCATCGGGTGACACTTTCGAACTTTCAAGATTCCAGATAGTCAACGGCTGTCAAACAAGTCATGTTCTTTATGAAAGAAAAAATGATCTTAGCGATGCGATGTATATAACGGTAAAGCTGATAGAAACTACCAACATCGATCTATATGGGAGAATAATAGCCACTACCAACAGTCAATCCCATGTAACAAAAGAAGCATTTGCTACTATTAGACCCTATCACAAAGTTCTTGAAGACTTTTATAATGCTATGAGATCGTCAGGATTCTCCTACTACTATGAGAGACGACCTCATCAATTTGACTACGACGATGACATTCCACAAAGATCGGTAATATCCGCACCGCAACTCATAAAGTGTTTCATATCCGTTGCTATGGAGGAACCTCATAAAGTTCACTATTACTACGGCAACCTTCTTCAAGAGTACAATCAGAACGAAACAAGTGAAATTTTTTCTGAAACCGATTATCCTGGTTTGTACTTTGTGTGCGGCCATATTATCAGTGAACTTAAAATACGTTTTTCTCGCGATCAACAAATGAAAAACTGGATTTTTCATCTAGGGCTATTGATAAAAAAGCAGATTGCACCTTGGATCAAGAAAACAGGTATTCAAAAGGATTCGAAATTCCTTGAGAGCCTGTCCACGCTTGAGACTGGCTTTGATAGAGCATGCATCAACGCAGTTAAGGTTATTAAAAGTCTCAGGTTGGATCGTAACCAGAATCGAAACCCAGAAATCACGAAGTTACTTATCCGCAAACTTCATGAAGCGCAGCAAGAGGCCTCTCGTCAAGCGCAACCGCAAGAAGCGGCTCCTTCCCCAGCAAAGGCACGAGTAATTGCCCTGCTGGATGGTGACTATATCGGCATTGTCGAAGCTGTAAATTGCAGCGGTGGACAAAAACTGATCGATTTGAAGTATGGTCCGTTCATTATGCAATTGAACGGAGCGGGCCTCCATACTTTGACTGAAAGTGCAAAAGGCAAAGCAGCACGTTTCCGGATTAATGGTGAGTCTAAGGAGCTTCTCGAAATCGTAGAGAGTTCCGTTTAG
- a CDS encoding relaxase domain-containing protein, whose translation MEEGSSHWYGRGAKVLGLDGPVAKEEFRTLCRGEDPEGNRIVAPMSAMM comes from the coding sequence ATCGAGGAGGGGAGCAGCCACTGGTACGGCCGTGGAGCGAAGGTGCTGGGGCTCGACGGTCCGGTCGCGAAGGAGGAGTTCCGCACGCTCTGCCGTGGGGAGGACCCGGAGGGGAACCGGATCGTCGCCCCCATGTCAGCGATGATGTAA
- the istA gene encoding IS21 family transposase produces the protein MQDALQQTVMLEGTMVDRNKYGAIRELARLGTAKKEIARQLEVTVKTVRRALKKPQWEPYQRPKPTDTVLSQFDEWATSRAEEVNFNAAILFRELKEKGYTGGYEMVKLLVRPLREEFQQRVDAVMRFETGPGKQGQVDWGSAQVWLGDQRVRIHFFAMVLGYSRRLFARAYLDERLPTLLAAHQEAFAWFGGRPSELLYDNPKTIVTDHTASVLTLNTKFADFAGHFGFDPRLCRPHRPQTKGKIESGVKYIKGNFLPGRRFIDLDHLNRELEKWIVEVADVRIHGTTGCRPAERFSEEKLIDVNSVPPYRLETALTRKVARDCMITFGANRYSVPWRFAGQTVQIELWGDEIRILQGEEVIATHQKLVGTGKQRINPAHFQGLFTDRLEKKKEEPPRFDPWWKDEEVMIRDLDIYDHVANM, from the coding sequence GTGCAAGATGCCCTTCAGCAGACTGTCATGCTGGAGGGGACCATGGTCGACAGAAACAAGTACGGAGCGATCCGAGAGCTTGCCCGGCTTGGAACCGCTAAGAAGGAGATCGCCAGGCAGTTGGAGGTGACCGTCAAAACGGTACGTCGTGCCCTCAAGAAGCCGCAGTGGGAGCCGTACCAGCGACCGAAGCCAACAGACACTGTGCTTTCGCAATTCGATGAATGGGCCACCTCCCGTGCTGAGGAGGTTAATTTCAACGCTGCCATCTTGTTCCGCGAACTCAAGGAGAAGGGCTACACCGGCGGATACGAGATGGTAAAGCTGTTGGTGCGCCCCCTGCGCGAGGAGTTCCAGCAGCGAGTGGATGCCGTAATGCGGTTTGAGACCGGTCCCGGAAAGCAGGGGCAGGTGGATTGGGGCAGCGCCCAAGTCTGGCTCGGCGACCAAAGAGTCCGCATCCACTTCTTTGCCATGGTCCTCGGCTACTCTCGCAGGCTCTTCGCTCGCGCATACCTTGATGAGCGCCTGCCGACTCTTCTGGCAGCCCACCAGGAGGCTTTCGCATGGTTTGGTGGCCGCCCTTCAGAACTGCTCTATGACAATCCAAAGACCATCGTTACCGACCATACGGCCAGCGTACTCACCCTCAACACAAAGTTCGCCGACTTTGCCGGCCACTTCGGTTTCGATCCACGGCTTTGTCGGCCTCACCGCCCCCAGACCAAGGGGAAAATCGAGTCGGGCGTGAAGTACATCAAGGGAAACTTCCTGCCCGGGCGCCGTTTCATCGACCTCGACCACCTGAACCGGGAACTGGAAAAGTGGATTGTCGAAGTCGCCGATGTCCGCATCCATGGGACCACCGGATGCCGTCCCGCCGAGAGATTCTCGGAGGAGAAGCTCATCGACGTCAATTCTGTGCCGCCTTACCGACTGGAGACGGCCCTCACGCGCAAGGTGGCCAGAGACTGCATGATAACCTTCGGCGCCAACCGTTATTCAGTGCCGTGGCGGTTCGCTGGGCAAACGGTTCAGATTGAGCTGTGGGGTGACGAGATCCGAATCCTGCAGGGCGAGGAGGTCATCGCCACGCATCAAAAGCTCGTCGGGACCGGCAAACAGCGCATCAATCCGGCTCACTTCCAGGGACTCTTCACCGACCGGCTGGAAAAGAAAAAAGAAGAGCCGCCGCGCTTCGATCCGTGGTGGAAGGATGAGGAGGTCATGATCCGCGACCTCGACATCTACGACCACGTAGCGAACATGTGA
- the istB gene encoding IS21-like element helper ATPase IstB produces MTDLAASLRHLKLSRLADHLDSWLQDAAKGEWGYHEFLQRLVEEEVAAKKDKRTEMGTRMARLPFIKTLDSFDYTYQPSLDPKRIKELSACRWVENGENVIFLGPPGVGKTHLSVGLGVEAIRRGYRTLFITAQGLITALARAHAENRLDDKLKFYCQPKLLIVDEIGYIPIDRLGANLFFQLISRRYEKGAMIMTSNQPFSNWGEVFGDQVIASAILDRVLHHAISVSIKGESYRLKEKLKAGLLAKHIEQS; encoded by the coding sequence ATCACCGACCTCGCTGCATCGCTTCGCCACTTGAAACTCTCCCGCCTCGCCGACCACCTGGATAGCTGGCTCCAGGATGCCGCCAAGGGCGAGTGGGGCTATCACGAATTTCTCCAGCGCCTGGTCGAAGAAGAGGTGGCCGCGAAGAAGGACAAGCGCACCGAGATGGGGACCCGCATGGCACGGCTCCCCTTCATCAAGACGCTCGACTCATTCGACTACACTTATCAGCCGTCGCTCGATCCTAAGCGGATCAAGGAGCTCTCAGCCTGCCGCTGGGTCGAAAACGGCGAAAATGTAATCTTCCTTGGCCCTCCTGGCGTCGGCAAGACCCACCTCTCGGTCGGCCTTGGAGTCGAGGCGATCCGCCGTGGCTACCGGACCCTCTTCATCACCGCCCAGGGGCTGATTACCGCACTTGCACGGGCGCACGCGGAGAACCGGCTGGATGACAAGCTCAAGTTTTACTGCCAGCCTAAACTTTTGATCGTCGACGAGATAGGCTACATCCCCATTGACCGGTTGGGCGCAAATCTTTTCTTCCAGCTCATCTCGCGCCGGTACGAGAAAGGGGCGATGATCATGACCTCTAACCAGCCCTTTTCAAACTGGGGCGAGGTCTTCGGCGACCAGGTCATCGCCAGCGCCATTCTGGACCGGGTGCTGCACCACGCGATCTCTGTCAGCATCAAGGGCGAAAGCTACCGCCTCAAGGAGAAGCTCAAGGCCGGACTGCTGGCTAAACACATCGAGCAGTCATAA
- a CDS encoding radical SAM/SPASM domain-containing protein has translation MYFKRKSNVIFRNYGAFGYITDNRNFGYTKADNQGSDIGDKIVSQSGAIFLSALGEKAQKLDSIVNKIHKQFSDVDIETIKSDTVEFFSILEQDGFIVSGDILQECDKNDFRFSYKNLSPINDIASCYPATKDVSKSTQDFLNEYFKDEPRLTNLQIEITSMCNERCVHCYIPHDDKLGHIKTDLFFNILEQCKEMKVLHLTLTGGEPMLHHNFVDFLKKCKEYNLSVNVLSNLTLLTDEIVEEMKSNSLLGVQVSLYSMDPEIHDAITQTKGSLDLTINAILRLKENDIPLQISCPIIEENKNSYKDVLKWAKEHNFHVTYDYVLIAGCDNTTDNLRSRLSFNDIEQVINGKIADEPGYLELLEKEAEDKKNITPNDIVCSVCHSSICISDNGNVYPCAGWQGYVVGNVDKESLKDIWNNSRNVQYLRGLRKRDFPKCMECSEKEYCTMCMVRNANEHPSGNPLVVNDFFCNVAKINKEIMLKKAG, from the coding sequence ATGTATTTTAAACGAAAATCAAACGTCATATTCAGAAATTATGGGGCTTTTGGTTATATTACCGACAATAGGAATTTTGGGTATACAAAAGCTGACAACCAGGGGAGTGACATTGGAGATAAGATTGTCTCTCAGAGTGGGGCAATTTTTCTGTCAGCTTTAGGTGAAAAAGCACAAAAGCTCGACTCAATTGTAAATAAAATACACAAGCAGTTTAGTGACGTTGATATTGAAACAATAAAGAGTGATACAGTAGAGTTTTTTAGCATACTCGAACAAGATGGTTTTATTGTGTCTGGAGATATATTGCAAGAATGTGATAAAAATGACTTTAGATTTTCCTATAAAAACTTGTCACCAATAAACGATATCGCCTCTTGTTACCCTGCTACCAAAGATGTTAGTAAATCCACACAAGATTTTTTGAATGAATATTTCAAAGACGAACCTCGATTGACAAATTTGCAAATAGAAATCACTAGCATGTGCAATGAAAGATGCGTGCATTGCTACATTCCACATGATGACAAATTAGGTCATATCAAGACTGACTTGTTTTTTAATATTTTAGAACAGTGCAAAGAAATGAAGGTGTTGCATTTAACGCTAACAGGTGGCGAACCAATGCTGCACCATAACTTTGTTGATTTTTTAAAAAAATGCAAAGAATATAACTTGTCTGTGAACGTTCTTAGTAACCTAACATTGTTAACAGATGAAATCGTGGAAGAGATGAAAAGTAATTCACTTCTGGGGGTTCAAGTGTCTTTATACTCTATGGACCCCGAAATTCATGATGCAATAACACAGACAAAAGGAAGTTTGGATCTAACTATAAATGCCATTTTGAGGCTTAAAGAAAATGATATCCCGCTGCAAATCAGCTGTCCAATAATTGAAGAAAATAAGAACAGTTATAAAGATGTATTGAAATGGGCCAAAGAGCATAATTTTCATGTCACATACGATTATGTATTAATAGCTGGATGTGACAATACGACCGATAACCTTAGGAGTCGTCTGTCATTTAATGATATCGAGCAGGTGATTAACGGCAAAATTGCGGATGAACCAGGATATTTGGAACTACTGGAAAAGGAAGCCGAAGATAAAAAGAATATTACGCCTAATGATATTGTTTGTAGCGTATGTCATTCCTCAATTTGTATATCAGACAACGGAAACGTATACCCATGTGCTGGTTGGCAGGGCTATGTTGTCGGAAATGTAGATAAAGAATCCCTTAAAGATATTTGGAACAATTCGAGAAATGTACAATATCTAAGAGGATTGCGAAAAAGAGATTTCCCTAAATGTATGGAATGCTCTGAAAAGGAGTACTGTACTATGTGTATGGTTAGGAATGCAAACGAACATCCTTCCGGAAATCCATTAGTAGTCAATGATTTTTTTTGCAATGTAGCAAAAATAAATAAGGAAATTATGCTGAAGAAAGCTGGTTAA
- a CDS encoding relaxase domain-containing protein — protein sequence MDTKNSAPCAKGDAPDGGQLVAAGHGRDPKTSEFMEVRRAGNDTTFSAPKSISIAYVAAVEGVKEAHDAAVLSVLDHMERHYCHYRHAKRTHPGGMVAATFDHAALRSIHLQLLSNIFLANAVKTPRELQNQRNRPAVRGPETARPSVAAGALT from the coding sequence TTGGATACGAAGAATTCCGCGCCCTGTGCAAAGGGCGACGCGCCTGACGGTGGACAGCTGGTTGCGGCGGGGCATGGTCGTGATCCGAAGACATCGGAGTTCATGGAGGTACGGCGGGCGGGGAACGATACCACGTTCTCGGCCCCCAAGTCGATTTCCATCGCCTACGTCGCCGCGGTCGAGGGGGTGAAGGAAGCCCACGACGCGGCGGTGCTTTCGGTGCTCGATCATATGGAGCGACACTACTGCCACTACCGGCACGCAAAGAGAACCCATCCGGGGGGGATGGTGGCGGCCACATTCGACCACGCCGCCTTGCGCAGCATACACCTGCAACTCCTCTCGAACATCTTCCTGGCGAACGCGGTTAAGACCCCACGGGAGCTTCAGAACCAACGCAACCGACCTGCTGTTCGAGGACCAGAAACTGCTCGGCCGTCTGTAGCGGCAGGCGCTCTCACATGA
- a CDS encoding helix-turn-helix transcriptional regulator has translation MNDTNVLPGDGYVRLPQIIGQREVTSEQAAANRKSGRGPKTPRPAITPLFPVSRAGWYAGIKKGIYPPPVKLSDRVSAWTVQSIRALLEKGSS, from the coding sequence ATGAACGACACGAACGTGCTGCCCGGCGACGGGTACGTGAGGCTGCCCCAGATCATCGGGCAAAGGGAAGTTACCAGCGAACAGGCGGCGGCGAACAGGAAATCAGGCAGAGGACCGAAGACGCCGAGGCCCGCAATCACCCCGCTTTTCCCGGTGAGTCGGGCGGGATGGTATGCCGGGATCAAGAAGGGGATTTATCCGCCGCCGGTCAAACTCTCGGATCGGGTTTCCGCCTGGACGGTCCAGTCGATCCGGGCTCTGCTTGAGAAAGGCTCATCATAA
- a CDS encoding tyrosine-type recombinase/integrase, with product MALTDVKIRNTKPGAKPIKLSDSEGMYLLINPGGGKYWRLKYRFEGKEKVLALGTYPQVPLAEARDLMRAARKELRNGVDPGAARRAQKSAREQRAANSFEIVAREWWERFKPTWTEGHAQTILARLEQNVFPWLGGTPIGEIEAPELLAVLRRIEARGALETTHRVKTICGQVFRYAIATGRAKRDVAADLKGAIPPAKGRNHAAITEPKEVAPLLRDLDAYQGGFVVRCALRLAPLVFVRPGELRQAEWSEIDFEAEQWNIPAQRMKTKAPHIVPLATQALDILKELQPYSGTSRYLFPSGRSFDRCMSENTVNAALRRMGYDGDVMTGHGFRAMARTILDEVLQIRADYIEQQLAHALRDPNGRAYNRTAHLAERRKMMQTWADYLDGLKAGAKVLPFKREA from the coding sequence GTGGCACTGACGGACGTAAAGATACGAAATACCAAGCCGGGAGCGAAGCCGATCAAGCTTTCGGACAGCGAGGGGATGTACCTCCTGATCAATCCCGGCGGCGGGAAATACTGGCGGCTCAAATACCGCTTCGAAGGGAAGGAAAAGGTGCTGGCCCTCGGGACCTACCCGCAGGTACCGCTCGCCGAGGCGCGCGACCTGATGCGGGCGGCGCGCAAGGAGTTGCGGAACGGCGTTGATCCCGGAGCGGCCCGCCGGGCGCAGAAGTCTGCCCGGGAACAGCGGGCGGCGAACAGCTTCGAGATCGTGGCCCGGGAGTGGTGGGAGCGGTTCAAGCCGACCTGGACCGAGGGGCACGCGCAGACCATCCTGGCCCGCCTGGAACAAAACGTATTTCCCTGGCTCGGTGGAACCCCCATCGGGGAGATCGAGGCACCGGAACTCCTGGCGGTGCTGCGCCGGATCGAGGCGCGGGGTGCCCTGGAAACGACGCACCGGGTCAAGACGATCTGCGGCCAAGTGTTTCGGTACGCCATCGCCACGGGGAGGGCGAAGCGCGACGTCGCCGCCGACCTTAAAGGGGCCATCCCCCCGGCCAAGGGGCGCAACCATGCCGCCATCACCGAACCCAAGGAAGTGGCACCGCTATTGCGCGACCTCGACGCCTACCAGGGCGGTTTCGTGGTGAGGTGCGCCCTGCGACTCGCGCCGCTCGTCTTCGTGCGCCCCGGCGAGTTGAGACAGGCGGAATGGTCCGAGATCGATTTTGAAGCGGAACAGTGGAACATCCCGGCGCAGCGCATGAAGACCAAGGCACCCCACATCGTCCCGCTCGCCACCCAGGCGCTGGACATCCTGAAGGAACTGCAGCCTTACTCCGGCACCAGCCGCTACCTGTTCCCCTCCGGGAGATCCTTCGACCGCTGTATGTCCGAGAACACCGTCAACGCCGCCCTGAGAAGAATGGGGTATGACGGGGACGTGATGACCGGCCACGGCTTCAGGGCCATGGCGCGGACCATCCTGGACGAGGTGCTGCAGATCCGGGCGGATTACATCGAGCAGCAACTGGCCCACGCGCTGCGCGACCCCAACGGTCGCGCCTACAACCGCACGGCCCACCTAGCCGAGCGGCGCAAAATGATGCAGACCTGGGCGGATTACCTAGACGGCCTTAAGGCGGGAGCGAAGGTGCTTCCGTTCAAAAGAGAGGCCTAG
- the smpB gene encoding SsrA-binding protein SmpB yields MGEKLICNNKKAFHDYFIEERYEAGMVLQGTEVKSLRNGKANLNDSFAMVKNGEAFLHNFHINPYDFGNRENHDPDRMRKLLLHKKEIVKLFSKIREQGYTLIPLRVYFKDGKVKTELGLAKGKKNYDKREVMKAKDMQRDVVVAMKERNRGSRDRD; encoded by the coding sequence ATGGGCGAGAAGCTGATCTGCAACAACAAGAAGGCCTTTCACGACTACTTCATCGAGGAGCGTTACGAGGCGGGCATGGTGCTGCAGGGGACCGAGGTAAAGTCCCTGCGCAACGGCAAGGCCAACCTGAACGACTCTTTCGCCATGGTGAAGAACGGCGAAGCCTTCCTGCACAACTTCCACATCAACCCGTACGATTTCGGCAATCGAGAGAATCACGATCCCGACCGGATGAGGAAGCTGTTGTTGCACAAGAAGGAAATCGTGAAGCTCTTCTCCAAGATCAGGGAGCAGGGTTACACGCTGATCCCGCTTCGGGTGTACTTCAAGGACGGCAAGGTCAAGACCGAGCTGGGACTCGCCAAGGGGAAGAAGAACTACGACAAGCGCGAAGTCATGAAGGCGAAGGACATGCAGCGCGATGTCGTGGTCGCCATGAAGGAAAGAAACCGCGGCTCAAGGGACAGGGATTAA
- a CDS encoding DMT family transporter, translating to MQSKTIKSDLLLLLIAAIWGGGFVAQRKGLDFLGPFSYNGVRFALGSLSLLPLVYLNRRRQGPYHGSLPQAGNRALLYGGLMAGGALFMGASLQQVGIAYTTAGNAGFITGLYVVLVPLLGMFWGQRPRIGTCLGAVLAAVGLFFLSVTDRFTIGIGDLLELIGAVFWAGHVLLIGWLSPRLDPFKLSALQFAVCSVLSLITAFVFESMTLAAVFAAWRPILYGGLISVGFAYTMQVVAQRDAHPAHTAVILSAEGVFAAIWGWFFLGEVLGARGLLGCTLMLAGILCSELCNLVIQLRSSAKAV from the coding sequence ATGCAGTCCAAAACCATCAAGTCCGATCTTCTCCTTCTTCTGATCGCCGCCATCTGGGGCGGCGGTTTCGTCGCGCAGCGCAAGGGACTCGATTTTCTCGGCCCGTTTTCCTACAACGGTGTCCGCTTCGCGCTCGGGAGCCTTTCCCTGCTCCCCCTGGTGTATCTGAATCGGCGCCGGCAGGGGCCTTATCACGGCAGCCTGCCGCAAGCAGGGAACCGCGCGCTGCTGTACGGCGGCCTGATGGCCGGGGGCGCGCTCTTCATGGGTGCTTCGCTGCAGCAGGTCGGCATCGCCTACACCACGGCGGGGAACGCCGGTTTCATCACGGGACTTTACGTCGTCCTCGTGCCGCTTCTGGGCATGTTCTGGGGACAGCGCCCCCGCATCGGCACCTGCCTCGGCGCCGTGTTGGCCGCCGTCGGCCTTTTCTTTTTGAGCGTCACCGACCGGTTCACCATCGGCATCGGCGACCTGTTGGAACTGATCGGCGCCGTATTCTGGGCGGGACACGTGCTCCTGATCGGCTGGCTCTCCCCGCGCCTGGACCCCTTCAAGCTTTCCGCGCTGCAGTTCGCCGTCTGCTCGGTGTTAAGCCTGATCACCGCGTTCGTCTTCGAGTCCATGACCCTTGCCGCGGTCTTTGCCGCCTGGCGTCCCATTCTCTACGGCGGCCTTATCTCCGTGGGCTTTGCCTACACCATGCAGGTGGTGGCGCAGCGCGACGCCCATCCCGCGCACACCGCGGTGATTTTGAGCGCGGAAGGCGTCTTCGCCGCCATCTGGGGATGGTTCTTCCTCGGTGAAGTGCTGGGAGCCCGGGGACTCCTGGGCTGCACCCTCATGCTCGCCGGCATCCTCTGCTCCGAGCTCTGCAACCTGGTCATCCAACTGCGGAGCAGCGCCAAGGCGGTGTGA
- a CDS encoding chloride channel protein, whose translation MNEEEQNGGGEQEPLDTSKGYQRYLRKLREKSYMQVTIWTAALLVGCAAVLFARLISACQAVFFGLFHAHSYLMTAATPLLFVAATLIVQRFGPEARGSGIPQVLEAIDRAHGNKHEPPWHSPLVSLRTAVVKVISSCVGIIAGASIGREGPTVQISASVFAFFGRMTRKVLPQVDFQTFLTAGAAAGVAAAFNAPLAGIAFALEEVTEGAFGRFREMVMLAVILSGIAAMALAGNYLYFGHPAVTLTPNLLVPETLIFGVVGGIMGGAFARLLAFPELFGLPPQPWKRALYCGIVCAAIGLLTDGASAGSGYEVTRSFLESSSIEQWPAGLGIAKFATTVLSYLSGMAGGIFSPCLSIGAGFGFTVAKLLHLQNFKVCGLLGMVGFFSGAIQAPLTAVIIIMEMTDEHTLIIPFLLAAYLSRRIGKVFMPVPLYRFLASKNQKG comes from the coding sequence ATGAACGAAGAAGAACAAAATGGGGGAGGGGAGCAAGAACCCCTCGATACATCGAAAGGCTACCAGCGCTACCTCAGGAAGCTGCGCGAGAAAAGCTACATGCAGGTCACGATCTGGACGGCGGCACTTCTTGTCGGATGCGCCGCCGTTCTCTTCGCACGTCTCATCTCCGCTTGCCAGGCCGTGTTCTTCGGACTGTTTCACGCCCATTCCTATCTCATGACCGCGGCCACACCGCTGCTTTTCGTCGCCGCAACCTTGATCGTTCAAAGATTCGGCCCCGAAGCTCGAGGCAGCGGTATTCCCCAGGTGCTCGAAGCGATAGACAGGGCCCACGGCAATAAGCACGAGCCACCGTGGCATAGCCCCCTGGTCTCGCTACGCACCGCAGTGGTAAAGGTGATATCGAGTTGCGTAGGCATAATCGCCGGCGCTTCCATCGGGCGCGAGGGCCCCACCGTCCAGATTTCAGCCTCGGTCTTTGCCTTTTTCGGGCGGATGACACGAAAGGTCCTTCCCCAGGTCGATTTTCAAACCTTCCTGACCGCAGGTGCCGCGGCGGGCGTCGCGGCGGCGTTCAACGCCCCCCTCGCCGGGATTGCTTTTGCGCTGGAGGAAGTGACCGAGGGGGCATTCGGGCGTTTCAGGGAAATGGTGATGCTCGCCGTCATCCTTTCCGGTATCGCGGCGATGGCCTTAGCCGGCAACTACCTCTACTTCGGTCATCCCGCCGTCACGCTTACGCCGAACCTGCTGGTCCCTGAAACGCTTATTTTCGGCGTCGTCGGCGGGATCATGGGGGGTGCATTCGCCCGGCTGCTTGCCTTTCCGGAACTGTTCGGCCTCCCTCCTCAGCCGTGGAAGAGAGCGCTCTACTGCGGCATCGTCTGCGCTGCCATCGGCCTGTTGACCGACGGAGCCTCTGCCGGATCGGGGTACGAAGTCACCCGCAGTTTCCTCGAGAGTTCCTCCATCGAACAGTGGCCGGCGGGACTGGGGATAGCGAAGTTCGCGACCACCGTCCTTTCCTACCTTTCCGGGATGGCCGGCGGCATTTTTTCTCCCTGTCTTTCCATCGGGGCCGGCTTCGGCTTCACCGTCGCCAAACTACTGCACCTGCAGAATTTCAAGGTGTGCGGGCTCCTCGGCATGGTCGGCTTCTTTTCCGGCGCCATCCAGGCGCCCTTGACCGCGGTGATCATCATCATGGAGATGACCGACGAGCACACCCTCATTATTCCCTTCCTGCTGGCGGCATATCTTTCCCGGAGAATCGGGAAGGTTTTCATGCCGGTTCCGCTGTACCGCTTCCTTGCCAGTAAAAATCAGAAGGGGTAA